The following are encoded together in the Dyella terrae genome:
- a CDS encoding hemagglutinin repeat-containing protein, translated as MDGAANEAARLGLSLGAPLTSSQISSLQSDIVWLVDQIVDGQHVLVPVVYLSKATADKLQSDGALIAGNTVNIQSSGTVRNDGTITGTQGTAISADTLINKGTLNGGQQLAIATRNDTINSGAINGGTVSVQAGRDIVSTGAITSTGDMALLTGRDLTVGSAPVQSGGNLAMVAGHDLTATASHISAGGNAQLVAGNDINLDATVHTTRTGGASNGQETTTHAVTDITAGGNLALVAGNDLTSVGAQLKAGNRLGLSAGHDITLNAVTDSQANYSKSAGGSTVSTTRSDDDTVRGSTLSGANGVSLVAKNDLTATAASISSTNGGVGLMAGHDLTLNTAQENHSTVTDTKTTNSGMLSSTTKRTHDSVSDSLAMGTTLSGDSVSMAAGHDLTATAAQIVADHDIVMAAGNNLTLNTANDVHTEEHGTSKTKSGLMGAGVGVMLGEAKQSQDATLTQTTPTGTTVGSLGGSVTMTAGNTVHLTDANVLSDTGTVIVGKNVTIDAALGTTDTTQTQKQSSSGLTLSLGGAAVSAAQGVYAAAHRGSEVKDDRLKALYAAQAAYGVSDTIGAAQGGVSKSGTDGGINLQLGIGASSASSKTVTHDETAYGSTIHSNGNVVIAATGGDLNVIGSQISGDNVGLMAANNINLLSQAEDHTLKNTNKNASGGVGVQIGTDGIGFYAQASVGKGSAHGNGTTHVTTSVDAKNTLTLVSGGDTTIQGAQAKGNTVLADIGGNLNIRSEQDTNDYASKQQQASGKVVVGVGASGSGSYNQSNIDSHYASVTTVSGIDAGDGGFNIHVNGNTDLKGGVIASTADASKNLLDTGSLTFSDIENKAKYSASSVGISGGSSGSGVAVSPSIGIPQGDNSHNTTKAGVADGTIVVRDGNADLSGLDRTATLDQQGLKSIFDLQKVQEQQEMGQVAGYVGMRTAGTVADYMAHHAATDEEQTSWKDGGTNKVLLHGLVGAGTAALGGGDIAGGTIGAAASEAASGAMQKYLDDQHITDPAQRNTFMNLASAAIGGAVGGGAGATTALQGEQFNRQLHPDEKVWIKTHAAEYAAEHPGMTEDQAMQALAQQAARQTDVLWAAALPGDDSDARLFLASAKGTFTNDLGGAQKLFTAEGNQFLQPMMYLPEASADRGFYQRYVQPGAGNINTGLQAMLAQAGINAYMNQGQTAWNVITGALTGIGGAVLHPVDTFNSAGQDLGNNAVYTFNAGLIDNQFQAVYGQDVSKAATTLTALNTSLTFLAVTGAGKGAAAAIEGAAKSATTDALIAAVKAGASGDAAGLEKFTQSIVGKAGFAADGTPLMDFRSLTNAQKSVVAELLGGDSLQQLVPDATKIGRSPGIGQNGIDDLYKVNRPDVDYVVVEYKFGSSALGQTADGLQMSDNWLTGANTNYNRILESTGNEAVADSVSTSLQQGRVERWVVNTDPFGNVSVGVVDKSGKFIPNPQGASKILRGNQ; from the coding sequence ATGGATGGGGCTGCCAACGAAGCTGCGCGCCTGGGCCTGAGCCTGGGTGCACCGCTCACCAGTTCGCAGATCAGTTCGCTGCAGTCCGACATCGTCTGGCTGGTGGATCAAATAGTCGATGGGCAGCATGTGCTGGTGCCGGTGGTGTACCTGTCCAAGGCCACGGCGGACAAGTTGCAGAGCGACGGCGCACTGATCGCCGGCAACACCGTCAACATTCAGTCCAGCGGCACCGTGCGCAACGACGGCACCATTACGGGCACGCAGGGTACCGCGATCAGCGCCGATACGCTGATCAACAAGGGCACACTCAACGGCGGCCAGCAACTCGCCATCGCCACCCGCAACGACACCATCAATAGTGGCGCCATCAACGGCGGTACGGTGAGTGTGCAGGCAGGGCGGGATATCGTCAGCACGGGCGCCATCACCAGCACCGGCGACATGGCGTTGCTGACAGGTCGCGACCTGACGGTGGGCAGTGCCCCAGTGCAATCCGGCGGCAACCTCGCCATGGTGGCTGGCCACGACCTGACCGCCACCGCCAGCCATATTTCCGCTGGAGGTAATGCACAGCTCGTGGCCGGCAACGACATCAACCTTGATGCGACCGTGCACACCACACGTACCGGCGGCGCTTCCAACGGCCAGGAAACCACCACGCACGCCGTAACCGACATCACCGCGGGCGGCAACCTTGCGCTGGTCGCCGGCAACGATCTCACCAGCGTCGGTGCCCAACTCAAAGCAGGCAACCGGTTGGGACTGAGCGCAGGACACGACATCACGCTCAATGCGGTAACGGACAGCCAGGCGAACTACAGCAAGAGCGCGGGGGGGAGCACCGTCAGCACCACGCGTAGCGACGACGACACGGTGCGCGGCAGCACGCTGAGCGGCGCCAATGGTGTCAGCCTGGTCGCCAAGAACGACCTCACCGCCACCGCCGCCAGCATCAGTTCCACCAATGGCGGCGTTGGCCTGATGGCTGGCCACGACCTGACGCTGAACACCGCACAGGAAAACCACAGCACCGTCACCGACACCAAGACCACCAACAGCGGAATGCTGTCCAGCACCACCAAGCGCACGCATGACAGCGTGAGCGACAGCCTCGCCATGGGCACCACCCTAAGTGGTGACAGCGTCTCCATGGCGGCCGGCCATGACCTGACGGCGACCGCCGCGCAGATTGTCGCCGACCACGACATCGTCATGGCCGCGGGCAACAACCTCACGCTCAACACTGCCAACGACGTCCACACCGAAGAACACGGTACCAGCAAGACCAAATCCGGCCTGATGGGCGCCGGTGTCGGCGTCATGCTCGGTGAAGCCAAGCAAAGCCAGGACGCGACGCTCACCCAGACAACGCCAACCGGCACTACCGTAGGCAGCTTGGGCGGTAGCGTGACTATGACGGCGGGCAACACTGTCCACCTCACCGACGCAAACGTACTCAGCGACACCGGCACCGTCATCGTGGGCAAGAACGTCACCATCGATGCGGCTTTGGGCACCACGGACACCACGCAGACGCAAAAGCAAAGCAGCAGCGGACTCACCTTGAGCTTAGGCGGTGCCGCCGTGTCGGCAGCGCAAGGCGTTTACGCCGCCGCCCATCGCGGCAGCGAAGTCAAAGACGATCGCCTCAAAGCGCTCTACGCCGCCCAGGCCGCGTACGGAGTCAGCGATACGATCGGCGCTGCCCAAGGTGGCGTCAGCAAAAGCGGGACTGATGGGGGCATCAACCTGCAGTTGGGCATCGGTGCCAGCAGTGCCAGTAGCAAGACGGTTACCCACGACGAAACCGCCTACGGCAGCACCATCCACAGCAACGGCAATGTCGTTATTGCTGCTACTGGCGGTGACCTCAACGTCATCGGCAGTCAGATCAGCGGCGACAACGTCGGCCTCATGGCCGCCAACAACATCAACCTGCTGAGCCAAGCGGAAGATCACACCCTAAAAAACACCAACAAGAATGCCAGCGGCGGCGTCGGCGTGCAGATCGGCACCGACGGTATCGGCTTCTACGCACAAGCGTCGGTGGGCAAAGGCAGCGCCCACGGCAACGGCACCACGCACGTCACCACCAGTGTCGATGCCAAGAACACACTGACGTTGGTTAGCGGTGGCGACACCACCATCCAAGGCGCCCAGGCGAAGGGCAACACCGTGCTGGCCGATATCGGCGGTAACCTCAACATCCGCAGCGAACAAGACACCAACGATTACGCCAGCAAGCAACAGCAAGCAAGCGGCAAAGTCGTGGTAGGTGTGGGAGCCAGTGGCAGTGGTAGCTACAACCAAAGCAACATCGACAGCCATTACGCCAGTGTCACCACGGTCAGTGGCATCGATGCCGGTGACGGCGGCTTCAACATCCACGTCAACGGCAACACCGATTTGAAGGGTGGCGTGATCGCCAGCACGGCCGACGCCAGCAAGAACCTGCTCGATACCGGCTCGCTCACATTCAGCGATATAGAAAACAAGGCCAAATACAGCGCAAGCAGCGTTGGCATCAGCGGCGGCAGCTCAGGCAGCGGTGTGGCCGTATCTCCCAGCATCGGCATCCCACAGGGCGACAACAGCCACAACACCACGAAGGCCGGCGTTGCCGACGGCACTATCGTGGTACGCGATGGCAACGCCGATCTCAGCGGATTGGATCGTACCGCCACGCTCGACCAGCAGGGCCTCAAGTCCATCTTCGACCTGCAAAAGGTGCAAGAGCAGCAGGAGATGGGACAAGTTGCCGGCTATGTGGGCATGCGCACCGCCGGCACCGTCGCCGACTACATGGCCCATCACGCAGCGACGGATGAGGAGCAGACGTCGTGGAAGGACGGCGGTACCAACAAGGTGCTGCTGCACGGCTTGGTCGGTGCAGGCACCGCAGCGCTAGGGGGCGGCGATATCGCGGGTGGCACCATCGGTGCCGCTGCGAGCGAAGCGGCCAGCGGTGCAATGCAGAAGTATCTGGACGATCAACACATCACCGATCCGGCGCAACGAAACACCTTCATGAATCTGGCGAGCGCTGCTATCGGTGGTGCCGTCGGCGGTGGTGCGGGTGCAACAACTGCCTTGCAGGGCGAGCAGTTCAATCGGCAGTTGCATCCTGACGAAAAGGTCTGGATCAAGACGCATGCGGCCGAGTATGCAGCCGAGCATCCCGGTATGACAGAGGATCAGGCGATGCAGGCATTAGCTCAGCAGGCTGCACGCCAGACCGATGTGCTGTGGGCAGCAGCCCTACCGGGCGACGATAGTGATGCTCGCCTCTTTCTGGCAAGCGCAAAGGGCACCTTCACCAACGACCTTGGTGGCGCGCAGAAGTTGTTTACCGCTGAAGGCAACCAGTTCCTGCAGCCAATGATGTACTTGCCCGAAGCGAGCGCTGACCGTGGCTTCTACCAGCGGTACGTGCAACCCGGGGCCGGCAACATCAACACAGGCCTGCAAGCGATGCTGGCGCAAGCAGGCATTAACGCCTACATGAACCAAGGGCAGACAGCCTGGAACGTGATCACAGGTGCACTGACCGGTATCGGTGGTGCCGTTCTGCATCCCGTGGACACGTTCAACAGTGCTGGACAGGACCTCGGTAATAACGCCGTCTATACGTTCAACGCCGGCTTGATAGACAACCAGTTCCAGGCGGTGTATGGGCAGGATGTCAGCAAAGCAGCCACCACGTTGACGGCACTCAATACCTCACTCACTTTCCTGGCGGTGACCGGTGCGGGTAAAGGTGCCGCAGCAGCGATCGAAGGGGCAGCGAAGTCGGCTACGACCGATGCCCTGATTGCTGCGGTTAAAGCTGGCGCGTCGGGTGATGCTGCGGGTCTGGAGAAGTTCACGCAGAGCATTGTTGGCAAAGCAGGGTTTGCGGCTGACGGTACGCCCTTGATGGACTTCCGATCGTTGACCAACGCGCAGAAAAGTGTGGTGGCCGAGTTGCTGGGTGGCGACAGCTTGCAACAACTTGTTCCTGATGCGACGAAAATAGGCCGCTCGCCCGGAATCGGTCAAAATGGCATTGACGATCTCTACAAGGTCAATCGACCGGATGTTGATTATGTAGTTGTCGAATACAAGTTCGGCTCATCTGCGCTCGGGCAGACGGCTGATGGCCTGCAGATGAGTGATAACTGGCTAACGGGGGCCAATACGAATTACAACCGCATACTGGAATCAACAGGTAACGAAGCTGTGGCGGATAGTGTCAGTACGTCACTTCAACAAGGGCGAGTCGAGCGCTGGGTGGTCAACACTGATCCCTTTGGAAATGTATCTGTCGGAGTTGTGGACAAAAGCGGCAAATTTATTCCCAATCCTCAGGGAGCATCGAAGATATTAAGGGGCAATCAATGA
- a CDS encoding WG repeat-containing protein yields MNRPRVSPALLATTFSALLLGACGSGDKLTGDASQAQAQEQKTPPPLPFNSTICVNGHCAVIDQNASLLVPFDNGQYDTYGSFPMKDTMLLQKGEQWQLLDTKTKTPLKTLGKDIYQLSPGYFGFGADGKMGIMDFHGSEVQPARFDDLFLGGDGQYIGYELNGKNGILDAHGKQLTDALYDTLIVRQDFAKRGGWVIGERGEQQWAISLKDGTQKQVSYADMDEMQNGHMVVTSPDHRYKGLVDASGTLTIPLKYDLLGTPSEGLVSFREKNDGPCGYMDYTGKVVIEPRFGDCMPFGKKGALAKTNEGADGATKKYGVIDHTGAWVVQPTYDYAGEAGRSMLGMLDHVPGYASVFKEVSTFSYTYGIYDLNQGRELIPTTYKQLGMLTPERFVFSGADAPMVNVTMLGQNDATPAVGLMDATGKVLLKPEHFTDIQLDDSGHFLRARDGLENAHVALLDLDGKQLIAPEWQDISIDKDDAVILGYDLDGTGDDAVHMLRAAYDLQGKTLFTIKHTQCGAEQLVDGNGKVIWPADPKPYCPTADAKDPAQATTDG; encoded by the coding sequence ATGAACCGTCCCCGCGTGTCCCCCGCGTTGCTCGCCACCACCTTTTCCGCCCTGCTGCTCGGTGCCTGCGGTTCGGGCGACAAGCTAACCGGCGACGCCTCGCAGGCACAGGCGCAAGAGCAGAAAACACCGCCGCCGCTGCCTTTCAACAGCACGATCTGTGTCAACGGCCACTGTGCGGTGATTGACCAGAACGCATCGCTGCTCGTGCCCTTCGATAACGGCCAGTACGACACGTATGGCTCGTTTCCCATGAAGGACACCATGCTGCTGCAGAAAGGTGAGCAGTGGCAGTTGCTCGATACAAAAACCAAGACCCCGCTCAAGACGCTGGGCAAAGACATCTACCAGCTATCGCCCGGCTACTTCGGCTTCGGCGCCGACGGCAAGATGGGCATCATGGATTTCCACGGCAGCGAAGTGCAGCCTGCGCGCTTCGATGATCTGTTCCTTGGTGGCGATGGCCAATACATCGGCTACGAGCTCAACGGCAAGAACGGCATCCTCGATGCCCACGGCAAGCAACTTACTGATGCCCTCTACGACACGCTGATCGTGCGCCAGGATTTCGCCAAGCGCGGCGGTTGGGTCATCGGCGAGCGGGGCGAGCAGCAGTGGGCCATCAGCCTGAAAGATGGCACGCAGAAGCAGGTGAGCTACGCCGACATGGACGAAATGCAGAACGGGCACATGGTGGTGACCTCACCCGACCACAGGTACAAGGGCCTGGTCGATGCCAGCGGCACGCTGACCATCCCGCTCAAGTACGACTTGCTCGGCACGCCCAGCGAAGGCTTGGTGAGCTTCCGCGAAAAGAACGACGGCCCCTGCGGCTATATGGATTACACCGGCAAGGTGGTGATCGAACCGCGTTTTGGCGACTGCATGCCCTTCGGCAAGAAGGGCGCACTGGCCAAGACCAACGAAGGCGCTGACGGCGCCACCAAGAAGTACGGCGTGATCGATCACACCGGCGCCTGGGTCGTGCAGCCCACCTACGACTACGCGGGCGAAGCGGGCCGCTCCATGCTCGGCATGCTCGACCACGTGCCGGGCTATGCATCGGTGTTCAAGGAGGTGTCGACCTTCTCGTACACGTACGGCATCTACGACCTCAACCAGGGTCGCGAACTGATCCCCACTACCTACAAGCAACTCGGCATGCTCACGCCAGAGCGCTTCGTGTTCAGCGGCGCCGATGCACCGATGGTCAACGTGACCATGCTCGGCCAGAACGACGCCACACCCGCCGTTGGCCTGATGGATGCCACCGGCAAGGTGCTGCTGAAGCCGGAACATTTCACCGACATCCAACTCGACGACAGCGGCCATTTCCTGCGCGCACGCGATGGCCTGGAGAATGCCCATGTCGCGTTGCTGGATCTCGACGGCAAACAGCTGATCGCCCCTGAGTGGCAGGACATCAGCATCGACAAGGACGACGCGGTGATCCTCGGCTACGACCTCGACGGCACCGGCGACGACGCCGTACACATGCTGCGCGCCGCCTACGACCTGCAGGGCAAGACGCTGTTCACCATCAAGCACACCCAATGTGGCGCTGAACAACTGGTGGACGGCAACGGCAAGGTGATCTGGCCGGCCGACCCCAAGCCCTACTGCCCGACGGCTGACGCGAAGGACCCGGCGCAGGCTACGACGGACGGCTAA
- a CDS encoding filamentous hemagglutinin N-terminal domain-containing protein has translation MNKHLYRIVFNHALGVFQAVSELVRRPGRGASRSDGVVAANVRPVSLGLWVAFGWIGLASVASAQIAGDAQAPGNQRPTVMAAPNNAPLINIQTPSAAGVSRNTYNRFDVGNEGAVLNNSRTNTQTQLAGTVSGNPWLATGTAKVILNEVTGPHPSQLNGYIEVAGDRAQVVIANPSGIACDGCGFINANRVTLTTGVPVLNGGSLDGYRVSGGTIQINGKGMDASRADYADIIARAVQVNGGIWAPQLQITTGANQVSVDQSRVSATNADGNKPAFALDVSALGGMYANKIALLGTEYGVGVRNAGTIGAQAGELTVTVDGRLENTGSLQSQANTQLAASGGVANAGTISAARELGIVTTQDVDNSGGTLNAARIAVDATSMRNAGGNVTQTSAQAIALQVGALSNRNGGRIGTTQGGPVPEVDASNGGSSGTPDTSTGNSGTSTGSGSVASGGNGSAVTPVAPLADGSLRIAGLLDNDGGRITAASGFDLTTGNGIANDGGQLALHQLTLAGGDLSNRHGVLSVDRTSTVHAAQVINDGGQLTFAKALTFDAQELSNRSGQFLMADPTAMKFTVAGVLDNSGGTLASNASQFTLGSGALINENGVINHAGTDGFSLQTGIWQGAGGTVATAGAASISAGSVDHQKAVLSATQLTLRAINFDNRGGTIASSGGQTNMLNVVGSLDNGNGGTIRSNGNLFISAETLGNAGGTVQHAGQGALGIHAITLDGTDGTVASNGNLSVLGGAINLANGTTYAQSVTLDVDSLITSGGKLTALGGTPLDLTVRGLFDNTHGAVATNGALRINAQSLTSIDGSFTSAGKDATGIAVAQTFENTRGTLTAMGATTVHGGSIVNQGGTMQAGGGSTLTVTADGLLDNSTKGTLTSDGDLSITASTLDNTQGIIAHAGTGALTIQVSALSGQGGTIASNGQLGVHGGAINLANGTTYAQSITLDADSLTTAGGKLTALGGTPLDLTVRGMFDNTRGTVATNGALQINAQSLTNTDGAFTAAGIGPTGLTVAQAFDNTRGTLAAMGATTVHGGSVVNQGGTMQAGGGSALTVTADGLLDNSAKGTLTSDGDLSVTASTLDNTQGIVAHAGTGALTIQTSELNGQGGTIASNGQLGVHGGAINLASGTTYAQSVTLDVDSLTTADGKLTALGGTPPDLTVRGLFDNTRGTVATNGALQINAQSLINTDGTLTAAGKDATGITTAQTFENTRGTLATMGTTTVRSGSIINRSGTMQVGGGSALTVTADGLLDNSQHGVLASDGDLSVNASTLDNTQGTVQHAGQGTLTIHASTLNGQGGHPCQQWCAHDQRHQYQSARWHHCSATDHHRYGLAGHRGWPSLRARYRFAASGRQRGDGQHRRPRRYQRRA, from the coding sequence TCAACAACTCCCGCACCAACACGCAGACGCAGTTGGCGGGCACAGTGTCCGGTAATCCCTGGCTCGCCACCGGCACGGCCAAGGTGATTCTCAATGAAGTCACCGGACCCCATCCCAGCCAGTTGAACGGCTATATCGAGGTGGCCGGCGATCGCGCGCAGGTGGTCATTGCCAACCCCTCCGGCATCGCGTGCGATGGTTGCGGCTTCATCAACGCCAACCGCGTCACCCTGACCACCGGCGTGCCCGTGCTCAATGGCGGCTCACTGGATGGCTACCGCGTCAGCGGCGGAACCATTCAGATCAACGGTAAGGGCATGGATGCCAGCCGTGCCGATTACGCCGACATCATTGCGCGCGCAGTGCAGGTCAACGGCGGCATTTGGGCTCCGCAGTTGCAGATCACCACCGGCGCCAATCAAGTGAGCGTGGATCAGTCGCGGGTGAGTGCGACCAACGCCGACGGCAACAAGCCCGCCTTTGCGTTGGATGTCAGCGCGCTGGGCGGCATGTACGCCAATAAAATTGCCCTGCTCGGCACCGAATACGGCGTGGGTGTGCGCAATGCAGGCACCATCGGCGCTCAGGCTGGCGAATTGACCGTGACTGTTGACGGCCGGCTGGAGAACACCGGCTCGCTGCAATCGCAGGCCAATACGCAGTTAGCTGCAAGTGGCGGCGTCGCCAACGCAGGCACCATCAGCGCTGCGCGCGAACTGGGGATCGTCACCACGCAGGATGTCGACAACAGCGGCGGTACGTTGAACGCAGCGCGCATCGCCGTCGACGCAACATCAATGCGTAATGCCGGCGGCAACGTTACACAAACCAGCGCCCAAGCGATCGCCTTGCAGGTTGGCGCGCTTTCCAATCGCAATGGCGGTCGTATCGGCACCACCCAAGGTGGCCCAGTGCCGGAGGTCGACGCAAGCAATGGCGGATCTTCCGGTACACCCGATACCTCGACAGGCAACAGCGGCACTTCGACGGGGAGCGGCAGTGTCGCTTCGGGCGGCAACGGTTCGGCCGTCACGCCAGTCGCGCCGCTAGCTGACGGATCGCTGCGTATCGCGGGTCTGCTCGACAACGATGGCGGCCGCATCACAGCAGCCTCCGGCTTTGACCTGACCACGGGTAACGGCATCGCCAACGACGGAGGTCAGCTCGCCTTGCACCAGCTCACGCTCGCTGGCGGTGACTTGAGCAATCGCCATGGCGTGCTGTCTGTCGACAGGACGTCCACCGTGCACGCGGCACAGGTCATCAACGATGGTGGCCAGCTGACATTCGCCAAAGCACTGACCTTCGACGCGCAGGAACTGTCCAACCGTAGCGGCCAGTTCTTGATGGCCGACCCTACCGCCATGAAGTTCACGGTTGCCGGTGTGCTGGACAACAGCGGTGGCACGCTGGCGAGCAACGCCTCGCAATTCACATTGGGCAGCGGTGCCCTTATCAACGAAAACGGTGTCATCAATCATGCTGGCACAGACGGCTTCTCGCTTCAGACGGGCATATGGCAGGGGGCAGGCGGCACAGTCGCCACCGCTGGGGCAGCAAGCATCAGTGCGGGCAGCGTCGATCACCAGAAGGCGGTGTTGAGCGCAACGCAGCTCACCCTCCGTGCCATTAATTTCGACAACCGAGGCGGCACCATCGCGTCCTCTGGTGGTCAGACGAACATGCTGAACGTGGTCGGTTCGCTGGACAATGGCAACGGCGGCACGATCCGAAGTAACGGCAATCTTTTTATCTCGGCGGAGACCCTCGGCAACGCTGGCGGAACGGTGCAGCACGCCGGGCAGGGCGCGTTGGGTATCCACGCGATCACGCTTGATGGGACAGACGGCACTGTCGCCAGCAACGGCAACCTCAGCGTGCTTGGCGGTGCGATCAATCTCGCCAACGGCACCACCTACGCGCAATCCGTCACGTTGGATGTTGACTCGTTGATCACGTCCGGTGGCAAGCTCACCGCGTTGGGCGGCACGCCACTGGACCTCACGGTGCGTGGCCTGTTTGACAACACGCACGGTGCCGTCGCTACCAATGGCGCGCTGCGCATCAACGCGCAGTCGCTGACCAGTATCGATGGAAGCTTCACATCGGCAGGCAAGGACGCGACGGGTATTGCCGTCGCACAGACCTTCGAGAACACGCGCGGCACGCTCACTGCGATGGGCGCCACTACCGTCCATGGCGGCAGTATCGTCAACCAGGGAGGCACGATGCAGGCGGGTGGGGGCTCCACGCTCACAGTTACGGCCGATGGCCTGCTCGACAACAGCACCAAGGGTACTCTGACGTCAGATGGCGATCTTTCCATCACGGCATCCACGCTCGATAACACGCAAGGCATCATCGCCCATGCAGGAACCGGTGCGCTGACGATTCAGGTATCGGCGCTCAGCGGGCAGGGCGGAACCATCGCCAGCAACGGCCAGCTAGGTGTGCATGGCGGCGCGATCAATCTCGCCAACGGCACTACCTACGCGCAGTCCATCACGCTGGATGCGGATTCGCTGACCACGGCTGGCGGCAAACTCACTGCGTTGGGTGGCACGCCACTGGACCTCACGGTGCGTGGCATGTTCGACAACACGCGCGGTACCGTCGCCACCAATGGCGCGCTGCAGATCAATGCGCAGTCGCTGACCAACACCGATGGCGCGTTCACGGCGGCAGGTATAGGCCCGACTGGCCTCACCGTCGCGCAGGCCTTCGACAACACGCGCGGCACGCTGGCCGCGATGGGCGCCACCACCGTCCATGGCGGCAGCGTCGTCAACCAGGGTGGCACGATGCAGGCGGGCGGAGGCTCCGCGCTCACCGTTACGGCGGATGGCCTGCTCGACAATAGCGCCAAAGGCACGCTGACGTCCGATGGCGACCTGTCCGTCACTGCATCCACGCTCGACAACACGCAAGGCATCGTCGCTCACGCTGGCACCGGTGCACTGACGATCCAGACTTCTGAGCTCAACGGGCAGGGCGGCACCATCGCGAGCAATGGCCAGCTCGGTGTGCATGGCGGCGCAATCAATCTTGCTAGTGGCACCACGTACGCGCAGTCCGTCACGCTGGATGTTGATTCGTTGACTACGGCTGACGGCAAACTCACTGCGCTGGGTGGTACGCCACCAGATCTGACCGTGCGTGGTTTGTTTGACAACACGCGCGGTACCGTCGCGACTAACGGCGCGCTGCAGATCAACGCGCAGTCGCTGATCAATACCGACGGTACCCTCACGGCGGCAGGCAAAGACGCGACCGGCATCACCACCGCGCAGACCTTCGAGAACACGCGTGGCACGCTGGCCACGATGGGCACCACCACCGTCCGTAGCGGCAGCATCATCAACCGGAGCGGCACGATGCAGGTGGGCGGCGGCTCTGCGCTCACCGTAACGGCGGATGGTCTGCTCGACAACAGCCAGCATGGCGTGCTCGCTAGCGATGGCGATCTCTCCGTCAATGCATCGACGCTCGACAACACTCAAGGCACCGTTCAGCACGCCGGACAGGGTACGTTGACGATTCATGCGTCCACGCTCAACGGACAGGGGGGGCACCCTTGCCAGCAATGGTGCGCTCACGATCAGCGGCACCAGTACCAATCTGCGCGATGGCACCACTGCAGCGCAACAGATCACCATCGATACGGGCTCGCTGGTCACCGCGGGTGGCCATCTCTCCGCGCTCGGTACAGGTTTGCTGCATCTGGGCGTCAGCGGGGCGATGGACAACACCGGCGGCCACGTCGCTACCAACGGCGCGCTTGA
- a CDS encoding PoNe immunity protein domain-containing protein: MKRDSRGSITYWNQWISYKEKHIPEMWGVLRQTGGDEGYAPQYAFEIVRKHYELALQRYSRGDAVGDFKLLFSGLLDAWEESERLGEHVWTEEQRYMRHSWAVNLDHYIVCFWLTGLALMLEIPDDQWQRLVALIGNEGEDALLDRVIAFRQPERKIGEVLCFPKAYQGLLNVVSAPVDQRPSKLQSYVGRWFVSLKNAGSSSFPPAHRTPYWWNFCANEELGMKGAYFGCWCIEAVTVATVFDIDDAVCLDHPNYPGDLRKDNRCPRYPDPEPSLPPPLPPALKPQGWLSRLLGK, translated from the coding sequence ATGAAGCGTGACAGTCGTGGATCAATCACCTATTGGAATCAGTGGATCTCCTACAAGGAGAAGCACATTCCCGAAATGTGGGGTGTGCTTCGTCAAACAGGCGGAGATGAGGGGTATGCGCCGCAGTACGCTTTCGAAATTGTGAGAAAGCACTACGAACTTGCACTTCAGCGCTACTCACGAGGCGATGCAGTAGGTGACTTCAAGCTGTTGTTCAGTGGTCTGCTGGATGCTTGGGAAGAAAGTGAGCGCCTGGGGGAACATGTTTGGACTGAAGAGCAGCGCTACATGCGTCACTCTTGGGCGGTGAACCTTGACCATTACATTGTCTGCTTCTGGCTGACGGGTTTGGCATTGATGCTGGAGATCCCCGACGACCAATGGCAGCGACTGGTCGCCTTGATCGGTAACGAAGGTGAAGACGCACTATTGGATCGTGTGATCGCCTTTCGCCAGCCGGAGCGAAAAATTGGTGAGGTGCTGTGCTTCCCGAAGGCCTATCAGGGCCTACTAAACGTCGTGAGCGCCCCCGTAGACCAACGCCCCAGCAAACTTCAAAGCTATGTGGGGCGCTGGTTCGTTAGCCTGAAGAATGCGGGTAGCTCGAGCTTTCCTCCGGCACATCGCACTCCTTATTGGTGGAATTTCTGCGCGAACGAGGAGCTGGGTATGAAGGGGGCCTATTTCGGTTGCTGGTGTATCGAGGCCGTCACGGTAGCTACCGTGTTCGACATCGACGATGCCGTCTGCCTTGATCATCCTAACTACCCGGGTGATTTGCGGAAGGACAACCGTTGCCCGCGTTATCCCGATCCTGAGCCGTCGCTGCCACCACCACTTCCTCCGGCGCTAAAGCCTCAGGGTTGGCTCTCACGATTGCTGGGAAAGTGA